The following proteins are co-located in the Solanum pennellii chromosome 8, SPENNV200 genome:
- the LOC107028933 gene encoding U4/U6 small nuclear ribonucleoprotein Prp31 homolog produces MATLADSFLADLDELSDNEADVIDEENLDVDQMEEDGDLADIEALNYDDLDNVSKLQKSRRYVDIMQKVEDALEKESDVTNKGVVLEDEPEYQLIVDCNALSVDIENEIVIIHNFIRDKYRLKFPELESLVHHPIDYARVVKKIGNEIDLTLVDLEGLLPSAIIMVVSVTASTTSGKPLPEDVLQKTVEACDRALALDSAKKKVLDFVESRMGYIAPNLSAVVGSAVAAKLMGTAGGLSSLAKMPACNVQLLGAKRKNLAGFSTATSQFHVGYIEQTELFQSTPPSLRMRACRLLAAKSTLAARVDSINGDPVGKTGRSLREEIRKKIEKWQEPPPAKQPKPLPVPDSEPKKKRGGRRLRKMKERYAITDMRKLANRMQFGIPEESSLGDGLGEGYGMLGQAGSGKLRVSVGQSKLAAKVAKKFKEKSYGSSGATSGLTSSLAFTPVQGIELSNPQALANQLGSGTQSTYFSDTGTFSKIKRT; encoded by the exons ATG GCAACTCTTGCTGATTCTTTCCTGGCAGATCTGGACGAGTTGTCCGATAATGAAGCTGATGTTATT GATGAGGAGAATCTTGATGTTGATCAGATGGAGGAAGATGGAGACTTGGCAGACATTGAAGCACTTAATTATGATGATCTAGACAATGTCTCCAAGCTGCAAAAATCACGTCGCTATGTTGACATAATGCAG AAAGTTGAAGATGCACTTGAGAAGGAGTCTGATGTCACGAATAAAGGTGTTGTTCTTGAAGATGAACCAGAGTATCAGTTGATTGTAGACTGTAATGCTTTATCAGTTGACATTGAGAATGAAATCGTTATAATCCACAACTTCATACGTGACAAGTATCGATTGAAATTTCCTGAGTTAGAGTCACTTGTTCATCACCCGATTGATTATGCCCGGGttgttaaaaaaattggaaatgAAATAGATCTGACTCTTGTTGACTTGGAAGGACTCCTACCCTCAGCTATTATCATGGTTGTGTCTGTTACGGCATCAACTACGAGTGGCAAGCCATTGCCAGAAGATGTGTTACAGAAGACGGTGGAAGCATGTGATAGAGCCCTTGCTCTTGATTCAGCAAAGAAAAAGGTTCTCGATTTTGTTGAGAGTCGAATGGGGTATATTGCTCCTAATCTTTCTGCTGTAGTTGGGAGTGCAGTTGCTGCAAAACTTATGGGTACTGCTGGTGGTCTCTCATCGTTGGCGAAAATGCCTGCTTGTAATGTCCAGCTTCTTGGTGCCAAAAGGAAGAATTTAGCAGGGTTCTCCACAGCAACATCCCAATTTCATGTGGGTTATATTGAGCAAACAGAATTATTTCAGAGTACACCTCCTTCCTTAAGGATGCGAGCCTGTAGACTGCTGGCAGCAAAATCTACTTTAGCTGCACGTGTTGACTCGATCAATGGAGACCCGGTTGGTAAAACTGGAAGATCTCTTAGGGAAGAGATACGTAAAAAGATAGAGAAGTGGCAAGAGCCACCTCCTGCAAAGCAGCCAAAGCCTCTTCCAGTCCCTGATTCCGAGCCTAAGAAAAAGAGAGGTGGGCGTCGTCTGAGAAAGATGAAAGAAAG ATATGCTATCACGGACATGCGGAAACTAGCAAATAGGATGCAGTTCGGAATACCTGAAGAAAGCTCCTTAG GTGATGGACTAGGAGAGGGCTATGGCATGCTTGGTCAAGCTGGAAGTGGTAAACTGCGTGTGTCAGTTGGTCAGAGCAAGCTTGCTGCCAAAGTAGCTAAGAA ATTCAAGGAGAAGAGTTATGGAAGCAGTGGTGCTACATCAGGCTTGACTTCAAGTTTGGCCTTTACTCCTGTGCAA GGTATCGAGCTATCAAATCCTCAGGCACTTGCAAATCAGCTTGGCAGTGGAACTCAGAGCACCTATTTTTCGGATACTGGAACGTTTTCCAAGATTAAGAGAACATGA
- the LOC107026942 gene encoding uncharacterized protein LOC107026942: MISRGYATDTQSKSSDIAATILAASSPLQILAACDAVESFLHKHTADQTRWFFSITFPTLICKIFGFDESSSASAAVKSMSPSGWIDIATLSNDTQLAGRIFSLLSPTGVLLSSIVAADGLSLVKYVFPVERLPEWVRYMLQNERDSLVLSDLCPLFKNRLKEDSVKGSSFQVQLNVFEYYMFWFVYYPVCRGNSEGPQTVSVRRSRRFRLENWAYSIPGLSSTKRGMEQKNEGDLYMRLLYAYLRAYVPVADMKAHQPYRSSLLHYSFSYETPIVEKAEFMVNTLIYFWLVDNDFSPLPVNLCKSFGVTFPFRSVLGEIPPTSGLGEVVNVCVKYLNLSSIASSDKIDQVDYTESPKWKVGGTFGASQSRNAVPVMNSGNSWNSWIQRPLYRFILRTFLYCPMESSIKNASQVFTLWVSYLEPWSISMEEFAELDADLGKSNRGTLKEVTPSMPQGYTSSWQVFVLANYLYYSALVMHFIGFAHKFLHTDPEVIVKMVSKVITILTSSAELMDLIKNVDIVFHSKPAGSSKSMLNALHRYVPAIREQLQDWEDGLSETDADGSFLHENWNKDLRLFSDGEDGGQKLLQLFVLRAESELQSIGGENLSPNLQRLDRMKSELCQLFGGPIMKSMNTPETVQCEYLRDEIFKPRSFTNRAMIDIKYKGDWMKRPISDDEIGWLAKVLVKLSGWLNESLGLNQVESSQESPVWSYVDVSSDARSVCGPMEMIKVVLCSFISWLLMLRGAGVRFMREHGIRVNLRILASKKVVVVLLVIAAFSLLRRAFLGVG; the protein is encoded by the exons ATGATTTCTCGTGGCTACGCAACGGATACTCAGTCGAAATCCTCCGATATCGCCGCCACCATACTCGCCGCCTCGTCGCCGCTGCAGATCCTCGCTGCGTGCGATGCCGTTGAGTCGTTTCTACACAAGCATACAGCTGACCAGACCCGATGGTTCTTCTCCATCACTTTCCCAACCCTAATATGTAAAATTTTCGGGTTCGATGAATCGTCTTCTGCTTCAGCTGCTGTCAAGTCTATGTCTCCTTCTGGATGGATAGATATCGCCACTTTATCCAATGATACTCAGCTCGCAG GTAGAATTTTCAGCTTATTATCGCCCACTGGTGTGTTGCTATCTTCTATTGTGGCTGCGGATGGGCTGTCTCTGGTTAAATATGTATTTCCTGTAGAAAGGTTACCCGAATGGGTTCGTTATATGCTTCAAAATGAAAGGGATTCTTTGGTTTTGTCTGACTTATGCCCGTTGTTCAAGAATAGGTTGAAGGAGGACTCAGTTAAGGGTTCTTCATTTCAGGTTCAGTTGAATGTGTTTGAATATTACATGTTCTGGTTTGTCTATTACCCTGTTTGTCGAGGTAACAGTGAGGGCCCTCAAACTGTAAGTGTTAGAAGAAGCAGAAGGTTTAGATTGGAGAATTGGGCTTATTCGATTCCAGGTTTATCAAGTACCAAACGTGGGATGGAGCAGAAGAATGAGGGCGATTTGTATATGCGTCTCTTGTATGCATATCTCCGTGCATATGTGCCTGTAGCTGATATGAAGGCACATCAACCATATAGGAGCTCACTGCTTCACTACTCTTTTTCCTATGAGACTCCAATTGTTGAAAAAGCAGAGTTCATGGTTAACACTCTCATATATTTTTGGTTAGTTGATAATGATTTCTCACCATTGCCTGTAAACTTGTGCAAATCATTTGGCGTGACATTCCCTTTCCGGTCAGTACTGGGTGAGATTCCTCCAACTTCAGGATTAGGTGAAGTAGTAAATGTGTGTGTCAAATATCTGAATCTAAGTTCGATTGCATCAAGTGATAAAATTGACCAGGTTGACTACACTGAAAGTCCTAAGTGGAAAGTTGGGGGGACATTCGGTGCTTCTCAGTCAAGAAATGCTGTTCCCGTCATGAATTCTGGTAATTCTTGGAACTCGTGGATTCAGAGGCCATTGTACAGATTTATATTGAGGACATTCCTGTATTGTCCAATGGAAAGTTCTATTAAGAATGCATCTCAGGTGTTCACCTTGTGGGTTAGTTACCTGGAGCCCTGGTCTATATCTATGGAAGAATTTGCAGAACTTGATGCGGATCTGGGGAAGTCTAATAGAGGTACATTAAAGGAGGTTACCCCATCAATGCCACAAGGTTATACCTCTTCTTGGCAAGTTTTTGTATTAGCTAACTACTTATACTACAGCGCTTTGGTCATGCATTTTATTGGTTTTGCCCACAAGTTTCTTCACACAGATCCAGAAGTGATAGTCAAGATGGTTTCAAAG GTGATAACAATACTAACATCATCTGCAGAACTGATGGACCTCATAAAAAATGTGGATATTGTATTCCATTCGAAACCAGCTGGATCATCTAAATCAATGCTCAATGCTTTGCATAGATATGTTCCTGCTATTCGTGAGCAATTACAG GACTGGGAGGATGGCCTATCTGAGACTGATGCTGATGGTTCCTTTTTGCACGAGAACTGGAACAAAGATTTACGACTCTTCAGTGATGGTGAAGATGGTGGACAAAAGTTGCTTCAG CTGTTTGTATTGCGAGCAGAATCTGAACTGCAATCAATTGGCGGAGAAAATCTTTCTCCAAACCTCCAGCGTTTGGATAGAATGAAATCGGAGCTGTGCCAGTTGTTTGGTGGCCCTATTATGAAGTCCATGAATACTCCAGAGACTGTACAATGTGAGTACCTGCGGGATGAAATCTTTAAACCCAGGAGTTTTACAAATAGAGCAATGATCGATATCAAATACAAGGGTGATTGGATGAAGCGGCCCATCTCAGATGATGAAATTGGGTGGCTGGCAAAGGTGCTTGTTAAGCTATCAGGCTGGTTGAACGAGAGTCTTGGGTTGAACCAAGTCGAGAGCAGCCAAGAGAGTCCTGTTTGGTCATATGTTGATGTGTCCAGTGATGCAAGGAGTGTCTGTGGACCCATGGAAATGATCAAAGTTGTGTTGTGCTCTTTCATTTCCTGGCTTCTTATGTTACGTGGAGCTGGTGTGCGGTTCATGAGAGAGCATGGCATCAGGGTGAATCTCAGGATCTTAGCATCAAAGAAGGTGGTAGTGGTGTTGCTTGTCATTGCTGCTTTTAGTCTACTCAGGAGAGCTTTTCTCGGAGTTGGGTAA
- the LOC107027298 gene encoding probable glycosyltransferase At5g03795: MRKFLRRIVVVLFFRVNWKKLFVIGTILTVFRVVFQIYSLPNPLTEWITSPPLDVASYQRLINHGNKSRELELSVTSDNQLKMSKHLAPVVLLNSTARSNRLMRVMERRARLLRRRRRKRQGRILEKIVYPPPPVVPDHLQRFIASLTPNEALAYARSEIEKAPLVTDDPGLYAPLFRNISNFKRSYEMMELLLKVYIYKEGDRPIFHEPHLLGIYSSEGWFMKLMEENPYFVTTDPEKAHLFYLPYSSRQLQMAVYVPGSHNLRPLSEFLRDYVNMLAAKYPFWNRTHGTDHFLVACHDWGPYILKDHEELIRNTIKALCNADISEGIFKAGKDVSLPETAIRNIGKPLVNVGGKRVSQRPILAFFAGNMHGPVRPKLLKYWSDRDEDMKIYGPLPTGVSRIMSYPEHMKSSKFCLCPMGFEVNSPRIVEAIYYECVPVIIADNLALPFDEVLDWSAFSLIVSEEDIPKLKEILLSIPLRRYQVMQNNVKRVQKHFHWNAMPFRFDIFHMILHSIWSRRLNQFQESQIS, translated from the exons ATGAGGAAATTCTTGCGGCGAATAGTTGTTGTTCTGTTTTTCAGAGTGAATTGGAAGAAACTCTTTGTTATAGGCACTATTTTAACAGTGTTTAGAGTTGTCTTTCAAATTTATAGCCTCCCTAATCCTTTAACTGAATGGATTACCTCTCCACCTTTGGATGTTGCATCGTACCAACGCCTAATAAATCATGGAAACAAATCGAGGGAACTTGAACTTTCAGTAACATCTGATAACCAGTTGAAAATGAGTAAGCATTTGGCCCCGGTTGTTTTACTCAACTCTACAGCCAGATCAAACCGATTGATGAGAGTTATGGAAAGACGAGCAAGACTCTTGAGGCGTAGGAGACGCAAGAGGCAGGGACGGATATTAGAAAAGATTGTGTATCCGCCTCCACCTGTTGTGCCTGATCACTTGCAA AGATTTATCGCGTCGTTGACACCAAATGAGGCACTTGCATATGCTAGAAGCGAGATTGAGAAAGCTCCTTTAGTCACCGATGATCCAGGCTTATATGCTCCTCTTTTTAGGAATATTTCCAACTTTAAGAG GAGCTATGAGATGATGGAACTTCTACTCAAAGTTTACATTTACAAAGAAGGAGACAGGCCTATTTTCCACGAACCTCATCTTCTGGGAATTTATTCGTCTGAGGGATGGTTCATGAAATTGATGGAGGAAAATCCTTATTTTGTCACTACGGACCCTGAGAAGGCTCACCTATTCTATCTGCCATATAGTTCACGACAGTTGCAGATGGCAGTTTATGTGCCTGGCTCTCATAATCTTAGGCCGTTGTCAGAATTCCTGCGGGACTACGTGAACATGCTAGCTGCAAAGTATCCCTTCTGGAATCGTACACACGGAACAGATCACTTTCTAGTTGCTTGCCATGATTGG GGGCCTTACATTTTAAAGGATCACGAGGAGTTAATTCGAAACACTATAAAAGCTCTCTGCAATGCAGATATATCTGAAGGAATATTTAAAGCTGGAAAGGATGTTTCCCTTCCAGAGACCGCCATAAGAAATATCGGTAAGCCTCTAGTGAATGTTGGTGGAAAAAGAGTGTCACAACGCCCTATCCTCGCCTTTTTTGCTGGAAATATGCACGGGCCAGTCCGTCCTAAACTCCTCAAGTACTGGAGTGACCGAgatgaagacatgaaaatttacGGGCCTCTACCTACCGGTGTCTCAAGAATAATGTCTTATCCTGAACACATGAAATCAAGCAAGTTCTGTCTTTGTCCAATGGGTTTTGAAGTGAACAGTCCAAGGATTGTCGAGGCAATATACTACGAGTGTGTACCTGTGATCATTGCTGATAATCTTGCCCTCCCATTTGACGAAGTGCTCGATTGGAGTGCTTTCTCATTGATAGTTTCTGAGGAAGATATTCCTAAGCTGAAGGAGATTCTGTTAAGTATACCTTTAAGACGTTATCAGGTGATGCAAAATAACGTCAAGAGGGTGCAGAAACATTTTCATTGGAACGCGATGCCATTTAGATTTGATATCTTCCATATGATATTGCATTCCATTTGGTCTAGAAGACTCAACCAGTTTCAAGAATCACAGATATCATAA
- the LOC107028985 gene encoding uncharacterized protein LOC107028985 has product MVAIVKYGIIGVGMMGREHLINLYHLKSEGVSVVAIADPHLPSQKYAQKLADSFDWPLQVYAGHKQLLESGLCDVVVVSTPNMTHYEILMDIINHPRPHHVLVEKPLCTNVSDCKKVITAAKMRSDMLVQVGLEYRYMPPVAKLIDIVKEGALGQVKMVSIREHRFPFLVKVDNWNRFNCNTGGTLVEKCCHFFDLMRLFIGANPVRVMASGAMDLNHKDEVYDGRVPDIIDNAYVIVEFDNGCRGMLDLCMFAEGSKNEQEISVVGDTGKGEALVPESIVRWGTRAEGRNGVQTLLAEDKRIKYDGLHHGSSYLEHLQFLSAVRARGEQAPAVGLHEGLVSVAIGVAAQLSIQKGRSVTIEEVMHEQLLQPTKS; this is encoded by the exons ATGGTGGCAATAGTGAAATATGGAATAATTGGTGTTGGTATGATGGGAAGAGAACATTTAATCAATCTTTATCATCTTAAATCTGAAGGAGTTTCTGTTGTTGCCATTGCTGATCCACATCTTCCTTCccaaaaatatgcacaaaaatTAGCTGATTCATTTGATTGGCCTCTTCAG GTTTATGCAGGGCACAAACAGTTGTTAGAAAGTGGGCTATGTGATGTGGTTGTAGTTTCAACTCCAAACATGACTCACTATGAAATTCTCATGGATATCATCAATCACCCAAGACCCCATCATGTTTTGGTGGAGAAGCCTTTGTGCACAAATGTTTCAGACTGCAAAAAG GTCATAACTGCTGCAAAAATGAGATCCGATATGCTGGTACAAGTTGGTCTAGAGTACAGATACATGCCTCCTGTTGCTAAACTGATAGACATAGTAAAAGAAGGAGCTTTAGGACAAGTGAAGATGGTGTCAATTCGAGAACATCGATTTCCATTTCTTGTTAAG GTCGATAATTGGAATCGTTTCAACTGCAATACTGGAGGTACTCTGGTGGAGAAATGCTGTCATTTCTTTGATCTCATGAGGCTTTTCATTGGAGCTAATCCTGTTCGTGTTATGGCTTCTGGAGCGATGGATTTGAATCACAAAGATGAAGTGTATGATGGACGG GTGCCTGATATAATTGACAATGCTTATGTAATTGTGGAATTCGACAATGGTTGTCGTGGCATGCTTGATCTATGTATGTTTGCTGAAGGAAGTAAAAATGAGCAAGAAATATCTGTAGTAGGTGATACTGGAAAG GGTGAAGCACTTGTGCCTGAGAGCATTGTGCGTTGGGGCACACGAGCTGAAGGAAGAAACGGTGTACAGACATTACTAGCTGAAGATAAGCGGATAAA ATATGATGGGCTACATCATGGTTCAAGCTACTTGGAGCACCTTCAGTTTTTGTCAGCAGTAAGAGCAAGAGGAGAACAAGCTCCTGCTGTTGGTTTACATGAGGGATTGGTTTCAGTAGCCATTGGAGTTGCTGCACAGCTTTCGATTCAGAAAGGACGATCTGTTACGATTGAGGAAGTCATGCATGAACAGCTTCTTCAACCCACCAAGTCTTGA
- the LOC107028984 gene encoding FHA domain-containing protein At4g14490-like, with translation MEEGEGPLLHLIMEKGPLSGSNLVYKPGSKIQIGRGVRGNSLPIKDEGISSKHLRIQFESGLWVINDLGSSNGTFLNTIAIDPSRPTKLTDGDIIKIGEETSIKVKIEVMEVDQVEEIEVKGKNTRRNARRGKGLGVIDENRELGLGNGGVGNVGVGSKRATRSCKNVKNEAGNVDEVENFTAIGAEKEGKGNPRRTRGSSRVESVRTGVDSVKEAENSDLVDIERETKQGRRRPRGSKKADSVKDGDDAGEETESLAEVEAERQRKPSPRRTRGSRKVGNDAQETDSLAITGADREKKPSPRRTRGSKKAQNVKWTDSVEEATNSVAIDVDKEKKVCSRRTRSSRKEEDVETLHKKENVNMELKQLGKGKGSTASIVHLEEDEVMEKLERDQKDCEEAVESSANVGVERNMPEVVETELQRDGCEGLVSNVGANMSEVQMEEEVDLEKMTLGEWLDYLEIYLPKQIIDATEEMILGMKQKAEKYQEFMLQQKNAKDCDGTPKG, from the coding sequence ATggaagaaggagaaggaccACTGCTACACCTAATTATGGAGAAAGGTCCTCTTTCGGGTAGTAATTTGGTGTATAAACCCGGTTCAAAGATCCAGATTGGTCGGGGTGTACGTGGCAACTCACTTCCTATCAAAGACGAAGGCATCTCTTCTAAACACCTCCGTATTCAGTTTGAATCTGGGTTATGGGTTATCAATGACCTCGGATCTTCTAACGGTACGTTTCTCAATACTATTGCAATTGACCCATCTCGACCCACTAAACTTACCGACGGCGATATTATAAAAATTGGTGAAGAAACGTCCATTAAGGTCAAAATTGAAGTAATGGAAGTTGATCAGGTGGAAGAAATCGAGGTTAAGGGTAAAAATACCCGACGGAACGCGAGGCGTGGTAAGGGATTGGGGGTGATTGATGAAAATCGCGAATTAGGGCTTGGAAATGGGGGAGTAGGAAATGTGGGTGTGGGTTCCAAAAGAGCGACGAGGAGTTGCAAGAATGTGAAAAATGAAGCTGGAAATGTAGATGAAGTGGAAAACTTTACTGCAATTGGAGCTGAGAAAGAGGGGAAAGGGAATCCGAGGAGGACTCGGGGTTCTAGTAGAGTGGAGAGCGTGAGAACTGGGGTTGATAGTGTGAAGGAAGCTGAGAATAGTGATTTAGTTGATATTGAAAGAGAGACTAAACAGGGTCGGAGGAGGCCTAGGGGTTCTAAGAAAGCTGACAGTGTTAAAGACGGGGATGATGCTGGGGAGGAAACTGAAAGTCTTGCTGAAGTTGAAGCAGAGCGACAGAGGAAACCTAGTCCGAGGAGGACTAGGGGTTCTAGGAAAGTGGGGAATGATGCTCAGGAAACTGACAGTCTTGCTATAACTGGTGCAGATAGAGAGAAGAAACCGAGTCCTAGGAGGACTAGGGGTTCTAAGAAAGCACAGAATGTTAAATGGACTGATAGTGTGGAGGAAGCTACGAATTCTGTAGCCATTGATGTAGATAAAGAGAAGAAAGTGTGTTCAAGGAGGACTAGGAGTTCAAGGAAGGAGGAAGATGTGGAAACTCtccataaaaaagaaaatgtaaacATGGAATTGAAGCAACTTGGGAAGGGGAAGGGAAGCACTGCAAGTATAGTGCACTTGGAGGAAGATGAGGTAATGGAGAAGTTGGAAAGAGACCAAAAAGATTGTGAAGAAGCTGTTGAGAGCAGTGCCAATGTGGGAGTAGAAAGAAATATGCCCGAGGTGGTTGAAACAGAACTTCAAAGGGATGGTTGTGAGGGGTTAGTTAGTAATGTTGGTGCAAACATGAGTGAAGTCCAAATGGAGGAGGAGGTGGATTTAGAGAAAATGACACTTGGAGAGTGGTTGGATTATTTGGAGATTTATTTGCCAAAACAAATAATTGATGCCACTGAGGAGATGATTTTAGGTATGAAACAGAAAGCAGAGAAATATCAGGAGTTCATGTTGCAGCAGAAGAATGCAAAGGATTGTGATGGAACACCGAAGGGTTAG